One genomic window of Leptospira harrisiae includes the following:
- a CDS encoding FecR domain-containing protein, whose protein sequence is MNEFDKQHTFAKWEELLRKPAKKTESVDFPSWETVSKRTIRFEYTPEPKSSNNVISFFRKPLGLAFVGGSVLSLAAALLFVFLLSPKKQNQLEVAVPSAKESKPMVSPLKVLVSSVKGKVTVIPQGSSSPVPLVKHYQLASGDIVITEGTSQIDLDFETGSWMRITPNSEVAMDVIEKTNDSQSQKFSVKKGKIFASVSKLSKDSHFVVQAGEHLTQVRGTIFSVQFDGQSEIVAVREGSVAVGDLILTSKQQTVVKLGETFPATTSTLSMKEDKELKAFQTQTILARESMLYEEHARLELVRLEDGTEYRGVILGQSETHLHFQGLEGLIEIPIQKILETEKIR, encoded by the coding sequence ATGAACGAATTTGATAAGCAACATACATTCGCTAAATGGGAAGAACTCCTAAGAAAACCCGCCAAAAAGACGGAATCTGTGGATTTTCCTTCCTGGGAGACTGTATCGAAACGTACCATCCGATTCGAATACACTCCAGAGCCAAAATCTTCCAACAATGTAATTTCTTTTTTCCGTAAACCTTTGGGACTTGCTTTCGTAGGAGGCTCTGTTTTATCATTAGCGGCAGCTCTTTTATTTGTATTTTTACTTAGCCCCAAAAAACAAAACCAATTGGAAGTGGCAGTCCCTTCCGCCAAAGAGTCCAAACCGATGGTCTCTCCTTTGAAAGTGCTTGTCTCTTCCGTAAAAGGAAAGGTTACCGTAATACCACAAGGAAGTTCCAGTCCTGTACCTCTTGTCAAACATTACCAATTGGCATCGGGAGACATTGTCATTACCGAAGGTACCTCTCAGATTGATTTGGATTTTGAAACTGGTTCTTGGATGCGGATTACTCCTAATTCAGAAGTAGCAATGGATGTGATTGAAAAAACAAACGATTCTCAATCTCAAAAATTCTCTGTGAAAAAAGGGAAGATCTTCGCTTCTGTTTCCAAACTTTCAAAAGATAGTCATTTTGTTGTCCAAGCAGGAGAACATCTTACGCAAGTTAGAGGGACCATTTTCAGTGTTCAGTTCGATGGACAGTCTGAAATCGTCGCCGTTCGGGAAGGATCTGTGGCAGTGGGAGATCTCATTCTTACTTCCAAACAACAAACAGTTGTCAAACTAGGAGAAACTTTTCCGGCCACAACTTCAACATTGTCTATGAAAGAAGATAAGGAACTCAAGGCATTCCAAACACAAACCATACTTGCTCGTGAGTCTATGCTATACGAAGAACATGCTCGATTAGAACTTGTACGATTGGAAGATGGAACAGAATACCGAGGAGTGATCCTTGGGCAATCAGAAA
- a CDS encoding RNA polymerase sigma factor has protein sequence MSQIYERSHKRIYDFLYKYTQNADTAMDLMQDSFLSFHKHYGNAGLSEEKSVMVLYTIARNLSINYAKKFSTTREIVSDEIEFHSHNPKLEIKAEYQDLEDRLYSFLGELSEEERSALLLKNVEGFQLVQIAEVLGVSVSTASRLVIRATEKVLAIAKRENLVPD, from the coding sequence ATGAGTCAAATCTACGAAAGAAGCCATAAACGTATTTATGACTTCCTTTACAAGTACACTCAAAATGCGGACACAGCAATGGATTTGATGCAAGACAGTTTCTTAAGTTTTCACAAACACTATGGAAATGCTGGCCTTTCGGAAGAGAAGTCCGTCATGGTTTTGTACACGATTGCTCGCAATTTATCTATCAATTATGCTAAAAAGTTTTCTACAACAAGAGAGATTGTCTCCGATGAGATCGAGTTTCATAGCCACAATCCAAAACTCGAAATCAAAGCCGAATACCAAGATTTAGAGGATAGACTCTATTCTTTTTTGGGAGAATTGTCGGAAGAAGAACGCTCTGCCTTGTTACTCAAAAATGTGGAAGGATTTCAGTTGGTGCAGATCGCTGAGGTCTTAGGTGTTTCGGTTTCTACCGCTTCTCGTTTGGTCATAAGAGCCACTGAGAAGGTGTTGGCCATAGCGAAAAGAGAAAATCTGGTACCGGATTAG